One Cryobacterium roopkundense genomic region harbors:
- a CDS encoding NAD(P)H-quinone oxidoreductase has protein sequence MRAIIVTSPGGPDALTLADVPELVLGPRDIRITVAAAGVNRADVAQRQGHYPSPLDAPQWPGLEVSGVVIEVGDDVTRFDVHDRVCALLAGGGYATEAVVHEDLVLLVPLTMDLVDAAALPEALATVWSNVFMSADLMPGETLLVHGGASGIGTTAIQLARLVGARVAVTAGSAEKLAVCESLGAEILINYREQDFVTEVKAATAEHGADVILDIMGGSYAARNVAALATNGRIMVIANQSGEPATFNPFHLMQKRGRYWGTTLRSRPLAEKAEIIRALHAAVSPWVESGQFRPVIDSIYSFADAAEAHRRLEASAHVGKIVLVP, from the coding sequence ATGCGCGCAATCATTGTGACCTCCCCCGGCGGACCCGACGCTCTCACCCTGGCCGACGTTCCGGAGCTCGTGCTCGGGCCCCGGGACATCCGCATCACGGTCGCCGCGGCGGGCGTCAACCGAGCGGATGTCGCACAGCGCCAGGGCCACTATCCCTCGCCCCTCGACGCCCCACAGTGGCCGGGACTCGAGGTATCGGGCGTGGTGATCGAAGTGGGTGACGACGTCACTCGATTCGACGTACACGACCGGGTGTGCGCCCTCCTGGCCGGCGGCGGCTACGCCACGGAGGCCGTGGTGCACGAAGATCTCGTCTTGCTCGTTCCCCTCACGATGGACCTCGTGGACGCGGCCGCGCTGCCGGAAGCACTGGCAACCGTCTGGTCGAACGTGTTCATGAGCGCTGACCTCATGCCCGGCGAGACGTTGCTCGTGCACGGCGGAGCGAGCGGCATCGGTACCACAGCCATTCAGCTCGCCCGGCTGGTCGGCGCGCGCGTGGCCGTGACCGCCGGGTCGGCTGAGAAGCTCGCCGTCTGCGAGAGCCTCGGCGCAGAGATTCTCATCAACTATCGCGAGCAGGACTTCGTGACCGAGGTGAAGGCTGCCACCGCCGAACACGGTGCCGACGTCATTCTCGACATCATGGGCGGCTCCTACGCCGCCCGCAACGTGGCGGCCCTCGCCACCAACGGACGCATCATGGTGATCGCCAACCAGAGCGGTGAACCTGCCACCTTCAACCCCTTTCACCTCATGCAGAAGCGCGGTCGCTACTGGGGAACCACCCTGCGCTCTCGCCCGCTTGCGGAGAAGGCCGAGATCATTCGGGCTCTCCACGCCGCCGTTTCCCCGTGGGTCGAATCGGGACAGTTTCGCCCGGTGATCGATAGCATCTACTCGTTTGCGGACGCAGCGGAAGCGCATCGGCGGCTCGAGGCATCCGCTCACGTGGGCAAGATCGTGCTTGTGCCGTAG
- a CDS encoding Lrp/AsnC family transcriptional regulator has protein sequence MFDDLDRTIVGALHLAPRATWDDLASALPVDASTLSRRYARLANENVLRIVGEIDWGLFSTTLPVHLRIETRDSTPLAVAQRLEGLPDVQHLGLTFGRFPLFATVHAASEAATLELLMEIYALPGVSAITTLPVLAYASKGSGWDPQVLSADETRRFAEIGRPPGAAPGSPQAPVSLEPLERKALQLLQQDARLPASSLGRTLGVATSTASRMVKKFIAEGWFRARVEIDGTYLGYALPFVLGVKTELNATGAVCQALARHPATRFVTQVAAEFDVLCTGLARDRSHLAQLVNDEFGAISGVRALDVAPMLLECKRFWMLRGENQRLGAFTPPSLGG, from the coding sequence ATGTTCGACGATCTCGACCGCACGATTGTCGGTGCTCTACACCTCGCGCCCCGAGCCACCTGGGACGATTTGGCCAGCGCCCTCCCCGTGGACGCGAGCACGCTTTCCCGCCGTTATGCGCGTCTCGCCAACGAGAACGTCTTGCGGATCGTGGGGGAAATCGACTGGGGGCTGTTCTCCACGACTCTGCCGGTTCACCTGCGAATCGAGACGCGCGACAGCACTCCCCTGGCTGTCGCCCAGCGCCTCGAGGGACTCCCCGACGTGCAGCATCTGGGACTCACCTTCGGCCGCTTTCCCCTCTTCGCCACCGTGCACGCGGCGAGCGAAGCGGCCACGCTGGAGCTGCTGATGGAGATATACGCCCTGCCCGGTGTCTCGGCGATCACCACTCTTCCGGTTCTCGCCTATGCGTCGAAGGGCTCAGGGTGGGATCCGCAGGTGCTGTCCGCCGACGAAACACGGCGATTCGCGGAGATCGGCCGACCGCCAGGTGCCGCGCCGGGTTCACCACAAGCGCCGGTGTCTCTCGAGCCGCTTGAGCGGAAGGCGCTTCAGCTCCTGCAGCAAGACGCCCGGCTCCCGGCTTCGAGTCTGGGCAGAACCCTCGGCGTGGCCACATCGACCGCGAGTCGAATGGTGAAGAAGTTCATCGCAGAAGGCTGGTTCCGGGCCAGAGTCGAGATCGACGGAACGTACCTCGGCTATGCCCTGCCGTTCGTCCTGGGTGTGAAAACCGAGTTGAATGCCACCGGGGCCGTGTGCCAGGCCCTGGCCAGGCATCCGGCCACTCGGTTCGTGACGCAGGTAGCCGCTGAGTTCGATGTGCTCTGCACGGGCCTCGCTCGCGACAGGTCACACCTGGCACAGCTCGTGAACGATGAGTTCGGCGCAATTTCCGGCGTGCGCGCCCTCGATGTGGCACCCATGTTGCTGGAATGCAAGCGCTTTTGGATGCTGCGGGGCGAGAACCAGCGGCTCGGAGCCTTCACGCCGCCGTCGCTCGGCGGCTGA
- a CDS encoding AbgT family transporter produces the protein MTTTNVARPQSKAIRAAFRTFAAIERVGNLLPHPFWLFCILAGLLIALSAFLQYSGVSAVNPTSGDTVTVRSLLSAEGMQVMIGQAVTNFANFPPLATILTTMLGIAIAERSGLIDAVLRNTVTKVPTKYVTFALSMAAMIGHVAGDAAYVTLIPLGALVFRAVGKSPVLGAIVAFVSISAGYDASPVLTTTDVLLSSITTAAATTIDPSVTVTPLANYFFGLASSVLIAVTITIVVEKVLSKRPDLAEDVANNPSTTSLTELQITPAQRKGMRVAGIVSIVFLAAIVIAMIPSNSVLRGEGGSILASPVIAGMAFIIGLFFGIVGWVYGRVAGTFASSADAIAAMVEGIKTMAPILVLFFAISQFLAYFKWTGIGEVLAITGAGTLDNTNAPGWLILLGIAILISFMNLVITSGSAMWSLAAPIFVPMLMLLDIPPETTQAMYRIADSVTNSVTPMSPYFVMALGYIQVYRKSAGIGTLASFTIPLAMVVWVVWIAFFLIWYALGIPFGI, from the coding sequence ATGACGACAACAAACGTGGCCAGGCCTCAATCCAAAGCTATTCGTGCCGCCTTCCGCACCTTCGCGGCCATTGAACGAGTCGGCAACCTGCTTCCGCATCCGTTCTGGCTGTTCTGTATTTTGGCCGGGCTGCTCATCGCGCTGAGCGCCTTCCTGCAGTACAGCGGAGTCTCGGCCGTGAACCCGACGAGCGGTGACACCGTCACCGTGCGCAGCCTCCTGAGCGCCGAGGGCATGCAGGTGATGATCGGCCAGGCCGTCACCAACTTTGCCAACTTCCCGCCACTGGCGACCATCCTCACCACGATGCTCGGCATCGCGATCGCGGAGCGCAGCGGGCTTATCGACGCGGTGCTGCGCAACACAGTCACCAAGGTGCCCACGAAGTACGTCACCTTCGCGCTCTCCATGGCCGCCATGATCGGCCACGTTGCCGGAGACGCCGCCTATGTCACCTTGATCCCGCTGGGAGCCTTGGTCTTTCGCGCCGTGGGCAAGAGCCCGGTACTCGGTGCGATTGTGGCGTTCGTCTCGATCTCGGCCGGCTACGACGCGTCGCCGGTGCTCACGACGACCGACGTGCTCCTCTCGTCCATCACGACCGCGGCCGCAACCACCATTGATCCCTCGGTCACGGTCACTCCGTTGGCCAACTACTTCTTCGGCCTCGCGTCGTCAGTGCTGATTGCAGTCACCATCACGATCGTGGTCGAGAAAGTTCTCTCCAAGCGCCCCGACCTTGCAGAGGACGTGGCCAACAACCCGTCCACGACAAGCCTTACCGAACTTCAGATCACGCCGGCCCAGCGCAAGGGCATGCGCGTGGCTGGAATCGTCTCCATCGTGTTCCTCGCGGCGATCGTGATCGCCATGATTCCCTCAAATTCCGTTCTCCGCGGTGAGGGCGGCAGCATTCTGGCGTCACCGGTGATCGCGGGCATGGCCTTCATTATTGGGCTCTTCTTCGGCATCGTCGGTTGGGTCTACGGCCGCGTGGCGGGCACCTTCGCGTCAAGCGCCGATGCCATCGCGGCCATGGTTGAGGGCATCAAGACCATGGCACCGATCCTGGTGCTCTTCTTCGCCATCTCCCAGTTCCTGGCCTACTTCAAATGGACCGGCATCGGCGAGGTGCTGGCCATTACCGGAGCGGGCACTCTCGACAACACGAACGCTCCTGGCTGGCTCATCCTGCTCGGGATCGCCATCCTCATCTCGTTCATGAACCTCGTTATCACGAGCGGGTCGGCCATGTGGTCCCTCGCCGCACCGATCTTCGTTCCCATGCTCATGCTGCTCGACATCCCGCCGGAGACGACTCAGGCCATGTACCGCATCGCCGATTCGGTGACCAACTCTGTCACTCCGATGAGTCCCTACTTCGTTATGGCCCTGGGGTACATTCAGGTCTATCGCAAGTCCGCCGGCATCGGCACGCTTGCCTCCTTCACCATCCCGCTCGCCATGGTGGTGTGGGTGGTCTGGATCGCCTTCTTCCTCATTTGGTACGCCCTGGGCATCCCCTTCGGCATCTGA
- a CDS encoding GGDEF domain-containing protein produces the protein MMRPDIDVDQHVVTSVDTLLECSRRSSEDGQHRLGAEQSEDALASPTATALQRAQARELLTLHRLRLGDYQACVQQGLLALEYFTETGDLLAQSNVHCTLALAFTDTSLNETALRHVLGALGAARACGNPVAEFWALSRSSLVHGAMGDAARSVDLGTQALAVAQTLNDQETSFVALNNLGDTYLVMSQALQAHDEDATEPLNEALTLMRAAAALAQEQGNPFNEALARTNLVSILIKLGQHDEAREHGRLGKILSRAHGYRSLEIDIDAQLAELVRAAGRFAEATSMMEAQLADPDIEEEPKLIAKLHRSLYEMHKAGGRFDKALGHHEQLHAVLLRTTVQTAGLQSQMLINTIEMEHARHELERSQLEAKMARLRAEELDAQAHTDPLTRLSNRRALDRELPWMMGLAQTGVQPLCAAMIDFDHFKQVNDRFGHGIGDEVLTTMASMLRTITRGTDLAVRVGGEEFLLVFSDTGLDEAAQACERLLASVRSFPWETLAAGLACTVSVGVAALEPHETVSAWLARADAALYTAKHAGRDQVTVAAPDRAAPVGS, from the coding sequence ATGATGAGACCCGACATCGATGTAGACCAGCACGTCGTGACGTCCGTCGACACGCTGCTCGAGTGCAGCCGGCGCTCGAGCGAAGACGGTCAGCATCGGCTCGGTGCGGAGCAGTCCGAAGACGCCCTGGCTTCCCCGACTGCCACCGCCCTGCAACGGGCCCAGGCCCGCGAGCTGCTCACCCTGCACCGCCTGCGCTTGGGCGATTATCAGGCCTGTGTGCAGCAGGGGCTCCTCGCGCTCGAGTATTTCACCGAGACCGGTGATCTGCTGGCCCAGTCCAACGTGCACTGCACGCTCGCATTGGCTTTCACCGACACCTCGCTCAATGAAACAGCCCTGCGCCACGTTCTCGGCGCGCTCGGCGCGGCGCGCGCGTGCGGAAACCCTGTCGCCGAGTTCTGGGCGCTCAGCCGCTCCTCGCTCGTGCACGGGGCCATGGGTGATGCCGCACGTTCGGTGGATTTGGGCACGCAGGCCCTGGCTGTGGCTCAGACGCTGAATGACCAGGAGACCAGCTTTGTCGCGCTGAACAACCTCGGCGACACGTACCTCGTGATGTCGCAGGCATTGCAGGCCCACGATGAAGACGCCACGGAGCCCCTGAACGAAGCCCTGACGCTGATGCGCGCTGCCGCGGCACTCGCGCAGGAACAGGGAAACCCCTTCAACGAGGCGCTCGCGCGCACCAACCTCGTGAGCATCCTGATCAAGCTCGGCCAGCATGACGAGGCCCGTGAGCACGGCCGCCTGGGCAAGATACTTAGCCGCGCCCACGGCTATCGGAGCCTCGAAATCGACATCGACGCCCAGCTTGCCGAGCTTGTGCGGGCGGCCGGACGGTTCGCCGAAGCTACCTCCATGATGGAAGCCCAGCTTGCCGATCCTGATATCGAGGAGGAACCCAAGCTGATCGCCAAGCTGCACCGCTCCCTGTACGAGATGCACAAGGCAGGCGGCCGGTTCGATAAGGCACTCGGGCACCACGAGCAGTTACACGCCGTGTTGCTGCGCACGACAGTGCAGACTGCCGGGCTGCAGTCCCAGATGCTGATCAACACGATCGAGATGGAGCACGCCCGGCATGAACTCGAACGCTCCCAGCTGGAAGCCAAGATGGCTCGCCTCCGCGCCGAAGAACTCGACGCTCAGGCCCACACCGACCCGCTCACGCGGCTGTCGAACCGTCGCGCCCTCGACCGCGAACTTCCCTGGATGATGGGGCTGGCTCAGACCGGCGTGCAGCCGTTGTGCGCCGCCATGATCGACTTCGACCACTTCAAGCAGGTGAACGACCGGTTCGGTCACGGCATTGGCGACGAGGTGCTCACGACCATGGCCTCCATGCTGCGCACGATCACCCGCGGCACTGACCTCGCCGTGCGGGTGGGCGGCGAGGAATTCCTCCTAGTCTTCTCCGACACCGGGCTCGACGAGGCCGCGCAGGCCTGTGAGCGCCTGCTCGCCTCGGTGCGCAGTTTCCCGTGGGAAACGCTTGCAGCCGGTCTGGCCTGCACGGTGAGCGTGGGAGTAGCGGCGCTCGAGCCGCACGAAACGGTGTCCGCGTGGCTGGCGCGAGCGGATGCTGCCCTCTACACGGCCAAGCACGCCGGCCGCGACCAGGTGACAGTGGCTGCTCCCGACCGGGCGGCCCCGGTCGGGTCCTAA
- a CDS encoding M20 family metallopeptidase, translating to MPDLIHTAEAHQTDILTDVHDLVGIESHSYDKSGLDRGLAHIDTLVRKHLGEPGESIRSDGGALGDVLRLTYPGTGSGAVLVIAHYDTVWPTGTLAGWPVSSQTDAAGRSIETGPGIFDMKTGLVQGIWALKLLRESGKAYPTVTFLFNGDEEIGSLVSRPIIEEAARAADAVLVLEPTSDGAVKTGRKGVGIFKATATGVEAHAGLNPADGASAIHALAAFVTAVSGIADPDRGTTINVGLISGGSGTNVVAGTAVADIDIRIEDPAEMARVDAAFDAVESADPRVTITVDHGWNRPPMSLTAPGERLLAVVQQSAADLGVELENVDVGGGSDANFVSALGVPVLCGMGAVGHGAHARHEFIYPDAIPLYTAITAGTLARLADGLAV from the coding sequence ATGCCAGACCTGATCCACACCGCAGAAGCCCACCAAACCGACATCCTCACCGATGTGCACGACCTCGTCGGGATCGAGTCGCACAGCTACGACAAGTCCGGCCTCGACCGGGGGCTCGCCCACATTGATACCCTCGTGCGGAAGCATCTCGGGGAACCTGGCGAGAGCATCCGCTCCGACGGCGGCGCCCTCGGCGACGTGCTGCGCCTCACCTACCCGGGTACGGGGAGCGGCGCCGTTCTGGTGATCGCGCACTACGACACGGTCTGGCCCACCGGCACGCTCGCGGGCTGGCCGGTGAGCAGCCAGACGGATGCCGCGGGCCGCTCCATCGAAACCGGCCCCGGCATCTTCGATATGAAGACGGGCCTCGTGCAGGGGATCTGGGCGTTGAAGCTGCTGCGCGAGTCGGGCAAGGCCTATCCCACCGTGACGTTCCTGTTCAACGGTGACGAGGAGATCGGCTCGCTGGTCTCCCGGCCGATCATCGAGGAAGCCGCGCGGGCAGCGGATGCGGTGCTCGTGCTCGAGCCCACTTCCGACGGTGCCGTGAAGACGGGACGCAAGGGAGTGGGCATCTTCAAGGCCACGGCTACCGGGGTGGAGGCGCATGCCGGGCTCAACCCGGCCGACGGCGCGAGCGCCATCCACGCGCTGGCGGCGTTCGTCACAGCGGTGAGTGGCATCGCCGATCCGGACCGTGGCACGACGATCAACGTGGGGCTGATCTCCGGTGGATCCGGCACGAACGTGGTGGCCGGCACGGCGGTCGCCGACATCGACATTCGCATCGAGGATCCGGCAGAAATGGCCAGGGTCGACGCGGCGTTCGACGCTGTCGAAAGCGCCGACCCGCGCGTCACGATCACGGTCGATCACGGCTGGAACCGTCCGCCCATGTCGCTGACCGCACCCGGCGAGCGGCTGCTCGCCGTCGTGCAGCAGTCGGCCGCCGACCTTGGGGTCGAGCTCGAAAACGTCGACGTGGGTGGCGGCAGCGACGCCAACTTCGTGTCGGCCCTGGGCGTTCCGGTGCTGTGCGGCATGGGCGCGGTCGGCCACGGCGCCCATGCTCGACACGAGTTCATCTACCCCGACGCGATCCCGCTGTACACGGCGATCACGGCGGGCACTCTCGCCCGGCTCGCCGACGGCTTGGCCGTGTGA
- a CDS encoding KAP family P-loop NTPase fold protein, with protein sequence MDAPVSLEQLIVSAGHKPSPSIARFEHDAAGVQRQRMLAGASDRSEITRSTALFSLAELDTAIADALALAGVPVTDLGWTLGIGSPSRTVTSDRPALDPQFANAVRSYLSSLAPAVIGLTDLAVAILRSAQSGQEGRLPGRLRKLGFDYAKALSALERDSSTPRKPRSARSASRAKTMAGSAEPASAEHTPPHDPTARAEGDVFSRGVRLARDRLAPASAVTAGALAAEIQREHGDYVGGRFAQVRLRVHSGPTASVADWLERVRGLYADTQTDVIDVIDGQLVVLGLAELDEVLEDALSAGGLLSAWRATARALPRNTKADRTKWTSDTPASDDLLGRRFLAEALATRLRSMAEDDSNSFLVHIDGAWGSGKSSLFTFLETELRGDFLIVKVNAWREQQVGVQWWTLHNALRQAIETDAAHGMAARARSHVDVIRTRLVPFVATVAALIAVLVFLFVFNFDVTLGGEVANSIGKILGLLTLGWAGVTAAYGFIVPESRRSAEAFVAKSANPMWEVQQLFARTLLRTDKSVVFLIDDLDRCEEQYIIDFLEVMQTLVRDTPERPRGRPSTKKRPAGPYAFVAADGQWIRSSYESHFGKVKITDVPGRPLGYLFLEKIFQLQVRLPSITEESKRAFFDALLTGAAQPASAEQRTLARKITEQVNNATTAPEISQAAEEASTLTDSDTRMKVLGAAAVKFSDPTLQTGTRHELGRYWKLLEPNPRSIKLFVHTYGTLQSLRTLEGIPLQTTPLALWTIVEIRWPMLADHLRAHPDDIDPNHRGTPEPIAALLATPDVSAVVASPDWGPLTPSQVRECTGIRVGASADTD encoded by the coding sequence GTGGACGCACCCGTGAGTCTCGAACAACTCATCGTTTCCGCCGGGCACAAGCCCTCGCCCTCCATCGCGCGCTTCGAGCACGACGCGGCTGGCGTGCAGCGGCAGCGCATGCTGGCAGGAGCCAGTGATCGATCGGAGATCACCCGGTCCACCGCCCTGTTCTCGTTGGCGGAACTCGACACGGCGATCGCGGATGCCCTGGCGCTCGCGGGAGTTCCGGTGACCGACCTGGGCTGGACCCTCGGGATCGGAAGCCCGTCACGCACGGTCACGTCGGACCGCCCAGCTCTGGACCCGCAGTTCGCCAACGCCGTGCGCAGCTATCTCAGCTCGCTGGCGCCCGCCGTGATCGGCCTCACTGACCTGGCTGTGGCGATCCTCAGGTCCGCACAGTCGGGGCAGGAGGGGCGTCTGCCTGGTCGCCTCCGCAAACTGGGCTTCGACTACGCGAAGGCACTCTCGGCCCTGGAACGGGACAGTAGCACCCCTCGCAAGCCGAGGTCGGCTCGGAGCGCGTCTCGGGCGAAAACCATGGCCGGCTCCGCGGAACCGGCCTCGGCCGAGCACACCCCACCCCACGACCCCACGGCCCGCGCCGAGGGTGACGTGTTCTCCCGCGGCGTGCGCTTGGCCCGTGACCGTCTCGCGCCTGCGAGCGCGGTGACGGCCGGCGCACTCGCCGCCGAGATCCAGCGCGAACACGGGGACTATGTGGGCGGCCGCTTCGCGCAGGTGAGGCTGAGAGTGCACTCCGGGCCCACGGCATCCGTTGCGGACTGGCTCGAACGCGTGCGTGGGCTTTACGCCGACACGCAAACGGACGTTATTGATGTGATCGACGGGCAGCTTGTCGTGCTCGGGCTCGCGGAGCTCGACGAGGTTCTCGAAGACGCCCTGTCGGCCGGCGGGCTGCTGAGCGCCTGGCGCGCAACGGCTCGGGCACTCCCCCGCAACACAAAAGCCGACCGCACGAAGTGGACCTCCGACACCCCCGCGTCGGACGACCTGCTGGGCCGCCGCTTTCTGGCAGAGGCCCTCGCCACCCGGCTGCGCAGCATGGCCGAAGATGACAGCAACTCGTTCCTTGTACACATCGACGGAGCCTGGGGCTCGGGTAAGAGTTCGCTCTTCACATTTCTGGAAACCGAACTACGGGGCGACTTTCTCATCGTGAAGGTGAACGCCTGGCGTGAGCAGCAGGTGGGCGTGCAGTGGTGGACGCTGCACAACGCCCTGCGGCAGGCCATCGAAACGGATGCCGCGCACGGCATGGCCGCCCGGGCAAGAAGCCACGTCGACGTGATCCGCACCCGGCTCGTGCCCTTTGTGGCCACCGTGGCCGCGCTCATCGCCGTGCTGGTGTTCCTCTTCGTGTTCAACTTCGATGTAACCCTGGGCGGGGAGGTCGCCAACTCGATCGGCAAGATCCTCGGCCTCCTGACGCTGGGGTGGGCGGGCGTGACCGCCGCGTACGGCTTCATAGTGCCGGAATCGCGCCGCTCGGCCGAAGCGTTCGTGGCCAAGAGCGCCAACCCGATGTGGGAGGTGCAGCAGCTTTTCGCACGCACCCTGCTACGCACCGACAAATCCGTCGTGTTTCTCATCGACGACCTCGACCGGTGCGAGGAGCAGTACATCATCGATTTTCTCGAGGTGATGCAGACCCTGGTGCGGGACACTCCGGAGCGACCGCGTGGCCGCCCGTCCACGAAGAAGCGACCGGCTGGCCCCTACGCATTCGTGGCGGCCGACGGGCAGTGGATCCGCTCGAGCTATGAGAGCCACTTCGGCAAGGTGAAGATCACCGATGTGCCGGGCCGGCCGCTCGGCTACCTTTTTCTGGAAAAGATCTTCCAACTGCAGGTGCGCCTGCCCTCGATCACCGAGGAGTCGAAACGCGCGTTCTTCGATGCCCTGCTCACGGGCGCCGCGCAGCCGGCATCCGCCGAACAACGCACCCTGGCGAGGAAGATCACCGAGCAGGTCAATAACGCCACCACGGCTCCCGAGATCTCACAGGCCGCGGAAGAGGCCAGCACGTTGACCGACTCGGACACCCGCATGAAGGTGCTCGGCGCCGCTGCCGTGAAATTCTCCGACCCCACGCTGCAGACCGGAACCCGCCACGAACTTGGGCGCTACTGGAAGCTGCTCGAACCCAACCCGCGCAGCATCAAACTCTTCGTGCACACCTACGGCACCCTGCAGTCCTTGCGCACCCTCGAGGGCATTCCCCTGCAGACCACGCCGCTCGCGCTCTGGACGATCGTGGAGATACGCTGGCCGATGCTCGCCGACCACCTGCGCGCCCACCCCGACGACATCGACCCGAACCACCGTGGCACCCCCGAGCCGATCGCCGCGCTGCTCGCCACCCCCGACGTGAGCGCGGTGGTGGCGAGCCCTGACTGGGGCCCGCTCACCCCCTCCCAGGTGCGCGAGTGCACGGGAATCCGGGTGGGGGCGAGCGCTGACACCGACTGA
- the alr gene encoding alanine racemase → MKSAALSTSTDRLPERAAVIDLDAIRHNVRHLAALAAPARLMAVVKADAYGHGAIPVAHAALEAGADWLGVAHISEALALRAAAIPVPVLAWLHTTDSDFHAAVAADIDLGCSGWELAHIVAAAQQLRKTARIHLKIDTGLGRNGSTPEDWPDLVAVARQAELTGDVTVVGIFSHLAVADEPSRVETDEQLAVFTTAVAQAQAAGLDPVVRHLANSAGVLSRPDTHFDLVRAGLAIYGLSPFADKTSADLGLRPAMKLRTLVSVCKDVPAEQGVSYGLSYRTTAPTTLALIPLGYADGIPRIATGGPVRVNGVTYPVVGRIAMDQMVIDLGEAALVASGASVIGAEAVLFGSGDDGEASADEWAAAAGTINYEVVTRISPRVPRVYRNA, encoded by the coding sequence GTGAAATCTGCAGCGCTTTCCACCTCCACCGACCGGCTGCCCGAGCGCGCGGCCGTGATCGACCTCGACGCGATCCGACACAACGTGCGTCACCTCGCGGCCCTCGCGGCCCCGGCCCGGTTGATGGCCGTCGTGAAAGCGGATGCCTACGGTCACGGGGCCATTCCCGTTGCCCACGCGGCGCTCGAGGCCGGCGCGGACTGGCTCGGCGTGGCGCACATTTCTGAGGCGCTCGCCCTGCGCGCCGCCGCCATCCCCGTGCCGGTGCTCGCCTGGCTGCACACCACTGACAGCGACTTTCACGCCGCCGTCGCCGCCGATATCGACCTCGGATGCTCCGGCTGGGAGCTCGCACACATCGTCGCGGCCGCGCAGCAACTGAGAAAAACCGCACGCATCCACCTGAAGATCGACACCGGTCTCGGCCGCAACGGCAGCACCCCCGAGGATTGGCCCGACCTCGTGGCCGTGGCTCGACAGGCGGAACTCACCGGCGATGTGACCGTGGTGGGCATCTTCTCGCACCTTGCGGTGGCCGACGAACCGTCCCGCGTGGAGACCGACGAGCAGCTCGCGGTGTTCACCACGGCGGTCGCGCAGGCGCAGGCTGCCGGGCTTGACCCTGTCGTGCGACACCTCGCCAACAGCGCCGGCGTGCTCTCCCGGCCCGACACCCACTTCGACCTCGTGCGCGCCGGCCTGGCCATCTACGGGCTCTCCCCGTTCGCCGATAAGACCTCCGCCGACCTCGGGCTGCGCCCCGCGATGAAGCTGCGCACGCTCGTGTCGGTGTGCAAAGACGTACCCGCCGAGCAGGGCGTCTCCTACGGGCTGAGCTACCGCACCACGGCGCCGACGACGCTCGCCCTCATTCCGCTCGGCTATGCCGACGGTATTCCGCGCATCGCCACCGGGGGTCCGGTGCGGGTGAACGGCGTGACGTATCCGGTGGTCGGACGCATCGCGATGGACCAGATGGTGATCGACCTCGGCGAGGCCGCGCTCGTGGCGTCGGGAGCGTCGGTGATCGGGGCCGAAGCGGTGCTGTTCGGCTCTGGGGACGACGGCGAAGCATCCGCTGACGAGTGGGCGGCCGCAGCCGGCACCATCAACTACGAGGTCGTCACGCGCATCAGCCCGCGGGTTCCCCGCGTCTACCGCAACGCCTGA